The following coding sequences are from one Gossypium hirsutum isolate 1008001.06 chromosome A12, Gossypium_hirsutum_v2.1, whole genome shotgun sequence window:
- the LOC107934727 gene encoding suppressor of Mek1-like isoform X3, whose translation MPRSSLINLLKFYYGRVGYLKDVILARVLDEATAASLNFIIHSNNAIVISILKDDSTFIQELFTRLRPPTTSAESKKNLVSQLPNKKETVYGALDKWVAWETESIDRNCKSFTNFQEEEPMVACYSSIFSLLVFLLCIFQLLKYIH comes from the exons ATGCCAAGAAGT tctctaatcaacttgttgAAATTCTATTATGGCAGGGTTGGTTATCTGAAG GATGTTATTTTGGCAAGGGTATTAGATGAGGCCACAGCTGCCAGTCTCaattttataattcattcaaACAATGCTATT GTTATTTCTATATTGAAGGATGATAGCACCTTCATTCAGGAATTGTTTACTAGGTTGAGACCACCCACCACATCTGCTGAATCAAAGAAAAATTTG GTTTCTCAACTTCCCAATAAAAAAGAGACAGTATATGGAGCATTGGACAAATGGGTAGCTTGGGAGACTGAGTCCATTGATCGCAACTGCAAAAGCTTTACAAATTTTCAAGAAGAGGAGCCAATGGTTGCATGTTATTCAAGTATATTCAGTCTATTGGTATTCTTGCTTTGTATTTTCCAGCTTCTAAAATACATTCATTGA
- the LOC107934727 gene encoding uncharacterized protein isoform X1 — protein MPRSSLINLLKFYYGRVGYLKDVILARVLDEATAASLNFIIHSNNAIVISILKDDSTFIQELFTRLRPPTTSAESKKNLVTVDVGLMFYYFIFHLVYEYLLFKVLFMGLKYGLACLICACNNSSAFSFNRYISICKCILSNMRPCCAVIFSLFVFIFGSMLCSLLKLKHSMLLLLIT, from the exons ATGCCAAGAAGT tctctaatcaacttgttgAAATTCTATTATGGCAGGGTTGGTTATCTGAAG GATGTTATTTTGGCAAGGGTATTAGATGAGGCCACAGCTGCCAGTCTCaattttataattcattcaaACAATGCTATT GTTATTTCTATATTGAAGGATGATAGCACCTTCATTCAGGAATTGTTTACTAGGTTGAGACCACCCACCACATCTGCTGAATCAAAGAAAAATTTGGTAACTGTTGACGTTGGtctaatgttttattattttatttttcatttagtaTATGAATATTTGTTGTTTAAGGTTCTTTTCATGGGTTTGAAGTATGGTTTAGCCTGTTTGATTTGTGCCTGCAATAATTCTTCAGCTTTTTCTTTCAATAGGTATATTTCTATATGTAAATGCATACTATCTAACATGCGACCTTGTTGTGCTGTTATTTTTTctctgtttgtttttatttttggttcaatGTTGTGTTCTTTACTTAAATTAAAGCATTCAATGCTTCTCTTATTGATAACTTAG
- the LOC107934727 gene encoding uncharacterized protein isoform X2 — protein sequence MPRSSLINLLKFYYGRVGYLKVCMLKTLFMSLTFVFNHLSLAFDCFFQDVILARVLDEATAASLNFIIHSNNAIVISILKDDSTFIQELFTRLRPPTTSAESKKNLVSQLPNKKETVYGALDKWVAWETESIDRNCKSFTNFQEEEPMVACYSSIFSLLVFLLCIFQLLKYIH from the exons ATGCCAAGAAGT tctctaatcaacttgttgAAATTCTATTATGGCAGGGTTGGTTATCTGAAGGTATGCATGTTAAAAACTTTATTTATGAGTCTCACTTTCGTCTTTAATCATTTAAGTCTTGCTTTCGATTGTTTCTTTCAGGATGTTATTTTGGCAAGGGTATTAGATGAGGCCACAGCTGCCAGTCTCaattttataattcattcaaACAATGCTATT GTTATTTCTATATTGAAGGATGATAGCACCTTCATTCAGGAATTGTTTACTAGGTTGAGACCACCCACCACATCTGCTGAATCAAAGAAAAATTTG GTTTCTCAACTTCCCAATAAAAAAGAGACAGTATATGGAGCATTGGACAAATGGGTAGCTTGGGAGACTGAGTCCATTGATCGCAACTGCAAAAGCTTTACAAATTTTCAAGAAGAGGAGCCAATGGTTGCATGTTATTCAAGTATATTCAGTCTATTGGTATTCTTGCTTTGTATTTTCCAGCTTCTAAAATACATTCATTGA
- the LOC107934727 gene encoding probable histone deacetylase 19 isoform X4 has translation MEKSMSKAELSKEIHTSPPCIPAIVETARLQSIISDCYNLREDCSVFENLFEFCQIYVGGTIDAARRLNNQLCDIAINWAGGLHHAKKFSNQLVEILLWQGWLSEGCYFGKGIR, from the exons ATGGAGAAATCAATGTCGAAGGCGGAGCTTTCCAAAGAAATACACACGTCTCCACCGTGTATCCCAGCGATTGTGGAAACAGCAAGGCTCCAATCAATTATCAGTGATTGTT ACAATCTTAGAGAAGACTGCTCTGTGTTTGAAAACTTGTTTGAATTTTGTCAAATTTATGTTGGTGGGACAATAG ATGCTGCAAGAAGATTAAACAATCAGTTATGTGATATTGCTATAAATTGGGCTGGTGGTTTACATCATGCCAAGAAGT tctctaatcaacttgttgAAATTCTATTATGGCAGGGTTGGTTATCTGAAG GATGTTATTTTGGCAAGGGTATTAGATGA